One window of the Agrobacterium larrymoorei genome contains the following:
- a CDS encoding ATP-binding cassette domain-containing protein — protein sequence MSVVNIPSVSKASFAEPAGPEPVRLPIAVSFRGVTRDFGNKQVLKGIDLDIPAGQFLAVIGKSGCGKSTLLRLLAGLDKPTSGSVTVTSPDGSGRTRIMFQEPRLLPWARVAKNVGVGLTGISKGSEGRERSLSILRDVGLEDRADEWPSVLSGGQRQRVALARALVARPQVLALDEPLGALDALTRIEMQRLLEDIWQQQKFTAVLVTHDVTEAVALADRIIVIDAGRITLDVEVPFVRPRRHGAPELAALEGKILNALFT from the coding sequence ATGTCCGTAGTCAACATCCCAAGTGTGTCAAAAGCGTCTTTTGCCGAACCCGCAGGCCCGGAACCGGTGCGTCTACCAATTGCAGTGTCGTTTCGAGGCGTCACCCGCGACTTCGGCAACAAGCAGGTCTTGAAGGGCATCGACCTCGACATTCCCGCAGGCCAGTTCCTGGCTGTGATCGGCAAAAGCGGCTGCGGTAAGAGTACCCTGCTTCGCCTATTGGCAGGACTCGACAAACCGACTTCCGGATCGGTGACAGTGACCTCACCAGATGGTAGCGGGCGCACCCGGATCATGTTTCAGGAGCCTCGTTTGTTACCCTGGGCAAGGGTAGCCAAAAATGTGGGCGTCGGCTTGACCGGCATATCGAAGGGCTCCGAGGGCCGAGAGCGATCGCTTTCAATCCTGCGCGATGTCGGCCTTGAGGATCGCGCAGACGAATGGCCATCTGTTCTTTCGGGAGGACAAAGGCAGCGCGTCGCGCTCGCCCGAGCACTTGTCGCCCGGCCGCAGGTTCTGGCACTCGACGAGCCACTTGGAGCGCTCGACGCGCTGACCCGGATCGAGATGCAGCGGCTATTGGAGGATATTTGGCAGCAGCAGAAATTTACGGCCGTGCTCGTTACCCATGACGTTACCGAAGCCGTGGCGCTGGCCGACCGGATTATCGTTATCGATGCCGGACGGATCACGCTCGATGTCGAGGTCCCCTTCGTGCGCCCACGTCGTCACGGCGCGCCGGAACTCGCCGCGCTCGAGGGTAAGATATTGAACGCGTTGTTCACATGA
- a CDS encoding ABC transporter permease subunit — protein MVRIDRFVIEKISGWILPALLIILWEIASRLGWISPNTMAPPSAVAEAFWRLLLSGELLHNIAISTARALSGFVIGGTIGLVFGLMNGLSALSRNLTDTTLQMIRNIPHLALIPLVILWFGIDEEAKLFLVALGVFFPIYVNTVLGIQTVDRQLVEMGRTYGMTPWTLFFQVILPGALPSMFVGLRYALGIMWLTLIVAETIAASSGLGYMAMQAREFLLIDVVLLSIIIYALLGKLADSLARLLERLTLKWHPAFQPA, from the coding sequence ATGGTTCGCATAGATCGCTTTGTCATAGAAAAGATATCGGGCTGGATATTGCCCGCCCTCTTGATCATTCTGTGGGAGATCGCGAGCCGCCTCGGCTGGATTTCCCCGAATACGATGGCGCCCCCCTCCGCGGTTGCAGAGGCTTTCTGGCGGCTGCTGCTATCCGGCGAACTGCTGCACAATATCGCCATCAGCACGGCGCGTGCCCTGTCCGGCTTTGTCATCGGCGGAACGATCGGCCTTGTTTTCGGCCTGATGAACGGTTTGTCAGCCTTGTCGCGCAATCTCACCGACACGACGCTGCAGATGATCCGCAACATTCCACATCTGGCACTGATCCCGCTGGTCATCCTCTGGTTCGGTATCGATGAGGAAGCCAAACTGTTCCTGGTGGCGCTCGGCGTTTTCTTCCCGATCTACGTGAACACAGTGCTGGGCATACAGACCGTCGACCGCCAACTCGTTGAAATGGGACGCACTTACGGCATGACGCCTTGGACGCTTTTTTTCCAAGTTATTCTTCCCGGTGCCCTGCCGTCGATGTTTGTGGGGTTGCGTTACGCGCTTGGAATTATGTGGCTGACGCTTATTGTTGCCGAGACCATTGCTGCCTCTTCCGGCCTCGGCTACATGGCGATGCAAGCCCGAGAGTTCCTGCTGATCGATGTCGTCTTATTGTCGATTATCATCTACGCGCTGCTCGGAAAACTTGCCGACTCACTTGCGCGCCTGCTCGAACGGCTGACCCTGAAATGGCACCCTGCCTTTCAACCCGCATGA
- a CDS encoding aliphatic sulfonate ABC transporter substrate-binding protein — translation MFAATRRVIGAGIAMLVMLSLSPASAEDLKELRIGFQKTNLPVIAQQQKVIEKALEPKGTTVKWVEFTAGPPIIEALNVGSIDLGWTGDAPPIFGQAVGSAISYVAALPSNGAGEAIFVKPQSDIKTVADLKGKKVGVGKGTSAHNLLVAALEKAGVAFSDITPVYLSPPDAAAAFASDKIDAWAVWDPFFAIAETRYKPRVLTTSAETLQVKTYFLANSKFAIAHPDVVTTTIDALKVAATWAAANRDKVAEALHDVTNVPLEAQTLAANRAEFGIGPITPEIVKSQQETADRFFKIGLIPKQINVADAIWKAPGTN, via the coding sequence ATGTTTGCTGCCACACGACGCGTCATCGGAGCGGGCATCGCCATGCTCGTCATGCTTTCGCTGTCACCTGCTTCTGCTGAAGATCTGAAGGAACTCAGGATCGGTTTCCAGAAGACCAATCTTCCAGTCATAGCCCAACAGCAGAAGGTCATCGAGAAGGCGCTCGAGCCGAAGGGAACGACTGTTAAGTGGGTGGAATTCACCGCAGGGCCGCCGATCATCGAAGCACTCAATGTGGGTTCCATTGACTTGGGTTGGACTGGCGACGCTCCCCCGATCTTCGGGCAAGCGGTAGGCTCTGCGATTTCCTATGTTGCCGCGCTTCCTTCCAACGGCGCGGGCGAGGCAATCTTCGTGAAGCCGCAGTCGGACATCAAAACGGTTGCCGATCTGAAAGGCAAAAAGGTTGGGGTCGGTAAGGGAACCAGCGCACACAACCTTTTGGTTGCAGCACTCGAAAAGGCGGGCGTCGCGTTTTCGGATATCACACCAGTCTATCTTAGCCCGCCGGACGCGGCAGCCGCCTTTGCGAGCGACAAGATCGATGCATGGGCGGTCTGGGACCCCTTCTTCGCGATCGCCGAAACGCGATACAAGCCACGCGTATTGACCACCTCTGCCGAAACCCTGCAGGTCAAGACCTACTTCTTGGCGAACAGCAAGTTCGCAATCGCCCATCCAGACGTGGTCACGACAACAATCGATGCCCTGAAAGTCGCAGCAACATGGGCTGCTGCCAATCGCGATAAAGTGGCAGAGGCACTGCATGACGTGACCAATGTACCTCTTGAGGCGCAAACACTGGCTGCTAACCGTGCCGAATTCGGTATTGGCCCTATTACGCCAGAGATCGTTAAAAGCCAGCAGGAAACTGCAGACCGGTTCTTCAAGATTGGCCTGATTCCCAAACAAATCAATGTGGCAGACGCGATCTGGAAGGCACCAGGTACCAATTAA